From the genome of Rana temporaria chromosome 8, aRanTem1.1, whole genome shotgun sequence:
AGGAACCAGGGAAGTTAAATATAAGGAAGGTTGCACATTACCTTAGAGCGATACAATTTAACCATTTTTAATCTCCTTAGAATTTTTTCCTTCTCTTCAACTCGCTTTAGCAACTTCCTTTTTTCCTGAAGCAAATCCTGATGGCTGGTATACCTAGGAGTGGTTGGTGTGGAGACTTCCACTAAAGGCAGACATTCTGAAAGGCTAGAGTCTACAGATGAGACAAAAGTATGTGTGTGCGCGATGGAGCTTCCCTGAGCATCCTGGGTAGGGGTGGGATTGCTGGCACACTGTGAAGGAGTATCGCTCTCTTCACAATCAATTTTCAGCCGCTTGGCAACTGGACATGGCGAAGTGAAAGATCTTCGCATTTTCCTGAGCCTCTCTCGaagggtggcactcatgggctatagaacaaacacaaaacaataaGTGACTGTCAATCTGCATAACACTTGTTCACAGTTCTTTGGAAAAGTATTGACAAATATTGTCCAGAACTCAAACATATTTCTGTACTGAACATAGAATGAATTTTTCATAAAGTAAAGCTCCCTAACCACATTTACAAACACATTCTAATTGACACCAATGCCCAACTGGGTGTTCACAGCCTTACTTTCGGAAAGCAGACAAAGCCTgaatagaaaagcctgtcccctgccaacgTACCACAGAAAAGGACCCTTGGTATTGAAGGGGTATTTGTGTAAAAGCAGGGGTTTTTCTGTAAAGGGCCAACAAAGCAATAGGCAAAACTTACACTCCTGGCCGATTGGAGAACTTAAGCTCTGGGGGGTTGTATCTCTACAGAGAAACCACTGTTTGTACACAAAGTGTAAGGGTCCGTATCTACAACATTAGTGTATTTGATTGAAAGGTTAAGTCGGAACACCATGGACAAAGCCACTGCTGGTTTGCATACTTTTTGCACTCTTAGGAACACCATACAGTACCATGATAAATGAGAATAAACAAACCAGCCATAAAATGTGGTTATGGTGTGTTCCGTGGACATGCCATGTCGAAAATCCAACTTTCTATGGATTGAAAGCTCCATGAGCTGGGCCCTCCTGTATTGTAATAGTACagactccctttatattgtacagTGCTGCAAAAACTGTCCAATAAGCCCTTCATGGCGTTCTTACTTCACTATCATACATATGCTGGATTTAATTTGCTGGCTCTCAAAATAAAACCTACTGAAGCCAAAATTCTTCATGAGTACTTTAACATATGCATGTCAAGCACCAagattaaagtagaactccaaaCAAAATACTTAAAGACAGTATTAAACTCCAatataaacatttattatattgcagcttaccagtttatggatgtgatggctgcattagttgtcttttatttttgccTGGTTATTTGGCTAATATGTctgctgtttttcaaaagaaccatCGCTCCTTCATTTGTATCAGTTAAGAGTGTTGACACAAACAACAATCTTACAAtgttcagcttttatttattcatgtaaaacatttatcgtaaaagaaaaaagagaatgttgctgtaactgcagtGCGAGCTGGAATTTGGTCTCAATTTGTAGATGTGTCTAAATAAGCTGGTCTAAcactcccaccccccctcccccccagactgacGATTCTGCTGTCTAAagggtgccccctgtgctccctcACCCAGATtagaggcactctaatacaggatgaGTGTTATAGGCCAGATCACCAAGTAAAAATCGAGGGGGAAACAgcccaaaaaagtaaataattgcGTTAccgcatctaagaattggtaagctgcaataccacTTTAAAAATCTTTACATTTGTTTCCACTGTAGTTACAATAAATCAGAGTCATTTCCTTCAGGTCCTTTTCTAGCCTGCATCCACCTTGGTGTACCCAAGTGAACGCTGGCTAATGACCTGAACCTGGCTTTCAAGCGATGCTGCTAGCGGGCATACTGACTATGGATCACAACTTTTACACTGAAATTGTAATTGTGTGCCAATGAGTTAATGAAAGTAACAGTTTCATTGAAACACCATGGAAGAATGAAGCAGTCAGAATCTGGGGCATCCGTGTGTCACAACCTATCAACAGCCATCTTTAATTTTCAATGCTTAACTGATCAAGCTGAAGATATAAAAGGTTACTTTGCACAGCTACCCCAGATTCAGTCTGCTAAAGTTTTAGGAAATCCCCCCTATGGGAAGCTATAGGCTCCCAAGCAATgccagttttttttccattgttacAGGCTCATGGCACTGGGTTCCTACCAACCAGTGAGGCAATGTGATGACAGATATGTGCAGTCCCTCTTAACaaccccattggtttgtttttacaaaaattggaaaacccctttaacaaatatCTTAAATTCAGTTCTAACATAAGAGCTCCAATAGTCATATGTGTTCAATCTTCAAcatgtgtttagcaacagcagtTTATgatgcttatttatttttttggaacatTGCTAACATAGTATATTTGTTAGTCAGTATTTAAAAACTGAAGTCCGCCTCAAGGTCTTGTCAAATCATTACCTAGGGCgccagaaaacagaaaaaaagatgaTTGTTTCAGTATGTGAAATATAGCAATAAAGTGACTCATTTAAGAAGTTCTCAGGATCGTGAAATAAGACATGTGCGCAGATGTACACAAGTTACACAGATACTTCTGTATTTAGTCAAGGTAGTTTATCAAACAAAGGGGCAATGATTTATGCCCCCCTCTATTACCCTACAGCACTCTCATGATCATAAGTATTACTAATGATTTATGAgctagaaaggaaaaaaaaaaagtaacaacccAATGCTGGGATAATTAAACAtctactacagtgccttgaaaacgtattcactccccttgaaattttctacatgttgtcatgttacaaccaaaaacaaatgtatttaattgGGATTGTATATgcgagaccaacacaaagtggcacataattgaagTAGAAAGAAAAAggataaatagtttttttttttacagataaatatgtgaaaagtgtatttgtattcagcccccctaagtcaatactttgtagaatcacctttcgctgcaattacagctgcaagtcttttttggcatgtctctaccagctttgcacatctagagagtgaaatttttgcaaaatagctcaagctctgtcagattggatggagagcgtctgaacagcaatttgcaagtcttgccacagactctcaattggatttaggtctggacttagaCTAGGCCATTCTAAACCATTCCACTGTagctctggctatatgtttagggtcgttgtcctgttggaaggtgaacatctgtttcaagtcttttgcagcctctaacaggttttcttccaagctttagaggtcgaccgatatttggccattttggagaaatcggcatcagcAGATTATCACTGACCGCACCTCTgccagcagagtgtggagaatcctcctcccttctccccaCTGTTGGCAGAGCAGCGCCGCGGTGTGTGAAACTTTATGGAGATAGAGAGAGGAGCCGTCAAAATTGAGGCTGGATGTCAGGGGTGGACCCAGCTATCCAACACCTGCCAAGCGAATGGGATCTGGGCGGGCCGCTACGTGTATGTGGCCCTGCCCCTTTTTATTAAAccgcccaatcattggctggatagctgctgggtcccaccCACCTCCGACATCATGCCACTGAATTTGTCagctcctccctctctccataCAGTTTCACACACCGCAGCGCTGCAGAGAGCAGTTTCACAGTTACACTATCAGCTGTGAAACCTGCCATTGCCAtcccgtgccacctgccaatgtcaaccagtgccacctgccagtgccaactgtcaaaaaaagggattttaatacagcttacctgtaaaatccttttcttggagtacatcacgggacacagagcagcatattcattactatgtgggttatatggagtaccttcaggtgttgacactggcaatctcaaacaggaaatgcccctccctatataaccccctcccataggaggagtacctcagttttgtagcaagcagtatgcctcccaaaatggtccccaaaaagaggggtgggagctctgtgtcccgtgatgtactccaagaaaaggattttacaggtaagctgtattaaaaatccctttttctttatcgtacatcacgggacacagagcagcatattcattactatgtgggatgtcccaaagcaatgctcacaatgaggggagggagaacatctccaagacaaaaggatttaatttagagaaatactcaaatcataataaatccaacttagttgagaaaaataatcttaaattttaaatttaactcaaaaaagaggagcccccggaatccgagggtctcaaactgcagcctgcagcactgcctgcccaaaggctgtatcagtattccttcttacgtccaactggtagaattttgtaaacgtgtggacagaagaccaggttgccgccttgcaaacttgagccatagagatctggtggtgtgctgcccaggaggcgcccatggccctagtagaatgagcctttaatgatactggaggaggcaaccctttcaagccgtaggcctgagtgattaattgcttaatccacctagaaatggtggactttgcagctgcctgccccttcttgggcccatccggtaatatgaacagcacatctgttttccggatcttctttgtagctttaagataggccttcatggccctgacgatatccaaggtatgcagcaacccttcctttctggaagtaggtttagggaagaaggatggtaataccaaatcctggttcaaatgaaaactggatataaccttcggtaggaaggaaggatgagggcggagaacgaccctgtccttgtgaaaaataagatatggttccttacaggataaggccgccagttccgatactcttcttgcggaaactatggcgaccaaaaatactaacttccttgtcagtaaaaccaaaggaatttcagccaacggctcaaacggttgtttctgtaaacttgacagaacaaggtttaaatcccacgggcaaagcggggatttaactggaggtttaatacgtaagaccccttgaaggaaggtcttaaccagcgagtgggtggccagcggccgctgaaaccacactgacagagcagaaatctgtcctttgattgtgcttaatgccaatcctttatccactcctagctggagaaaacttaaaactctatcaatggtgaatttgcgagaaagccatcgcttggactcacaccagcctacataggccttccagaccctgtaataaatcaccctagagaccggtttcctggctctgattagggtagagattactttctgagacagacctctacccctgagaatcagggattcagcttccaggccgtcaaatttagatgccgtaaggcagggtggaggatcggaccttgcgatagcaggtctggccgtagaggaagagtccaagggtctcccactaccatccttaagattagtgagtaccatgcccttctgggccatgctggagctaccaggatgactggtatgtgctccacccggatcctgcgcagcaggcggggtagtaactggagcgggggaaacgcataaagaagtttgaactgatgccaagggcaaaccagagcatcggttccgcaggccatcggatcccttgagcgggacatgaacctgtctagcttcttgttgagtctcgatgccatgatatccacgtccggcactccccatttttggcagagtgcttgaaaggtttgtggatgcagagaccattcccccggcaatagagtctggcggcttaagaagtccgcctgaaagttgtccactccgggaatgaatattgccgatatgcagggcacatgagcctctgcccctaggagaatcaagctcacttctctctgagcggcctgactcctggttcccccttggtgatctatgtatgccactgccgtggcattgtctgattgaactctcaccgggaacccctgcaatttcgacgtccaagccctgagggctagtcgaaccgctctgagctccaagatgttgatgggtaaaagcttctctggccttgcccaaataccttggcgagtggaaccatccacaatcgctccccagcccgtcaggctggcgtctgtggtcactatcttccaagccactgggttgaaagactttcccttcagtagattctgagggtctaaccaccaacacagactttgccggactcttgatgagagtggcaacgggatatccaaggcctgtggccttctgctccatgctgacaggatggctgcctgcaggatgcgagtgtggctctgggcgtatggcaccgcctcgaatgtagcccccatcttgcctagtagtctcatacataggcgaatagtcggttctttcttgcttagaaccagtaggattaattccttgatggctttgaccttcctcagaggtaggaacaccctttgttgttctgtgtctaatctcatgccgagatattccaactgccttgtgggctggaatgctgacttttctcgatttaggacccagccgaacctctcgaggtattggaccgtgagggccactgctcgctccaagccgggagacgagtggtctatgactaggaggtcgtccaggtatgctaggatcgtgaccccttggatccttagcttggctaggattggagctagaaccttcgtgaagaaacccagcccctgttccaggactggtacctctactattactccctgggaaagtagatgatctagagccgatcttaatgcggctcctttctccagatcgtttggaatcctcgactcctggaaatgaggaggaggaaaccttaggaactctagcttgtagcctgtggccacggaagaccgtacccactcgtcgggaatgctggcttcccaaatctccgaaaagagtcgcagccttccccccaccttcgtgggtgggggcgccccttcatgaggtagacttgggggctggttttgctggcttgcgaaaccactgcctcttgcctctaacagcctgtccttctgatctgctgttgaagccgaagtttgctcttgcaggaggccgtcgatactgtttggcattagagggcccctgcccaggggaggactgtcgtttaaacgcaggcccctgaaccttcctcttagttggcaagagtgtactcttgccgcttgaaatggtctgaatgtatttatctaggtcctctccgaagagccgtcctccatggaaggggaaccctaccaggagcttcttgcatgggggctcagcctcccagcttttcaaccataagagtcttctcatatggataagggataacgataaacgtgacgcttgctggatggaatccttgattgcgtctaccgtaaaacatatggccttagggacatccgaaaattcttctgcctgctcggcaggaataagttcaagcatttgcttaaattgatctgataaagcttgagcgactccaatcgcagccacggctggctgtactactgcccctgcagaagtgaaggagttcttaagtagtgcttccaagcgcttatcaactggatctttgaaaacctgtacgttctctacagggcatgttaacgatttgttaacacatgagatggctgcgtctactgcaggagaagcccatctcttggaaaacttttcttccataggatataagacagaaaatttcttaggtggtaagaacaccttgtctggtttgttccactcttggaacaagactccctccaatagaggatggatcggaaacacagcactgctttgaggcgccctcagtgagcccaaagctgaaatcgtcgatacctggagatctggtacaggcaggttgaatgccttatggaccaagtccgtcaagccttgaatccaccagctctccctcagggagactgccccagactcctctgtatccggatcttcgatccctgaacctacttggtctttgtccaagaggtcgtccaattccccagaggaaaggacctcctcttccgagggtccgcgcacgggtgacggagatctattccgcttactaccccgcatagctgcggctatcatttctcccatgcttctccgcatctcatttaaagaggtgagcaacacctcctccgtgaccatcttagggttgggttgactcgcgtcagctccagccccagatcccgatggcccaaaggctccctgtggggaaagcagcggcatagctctgtccgagacctcagactctgtgggggaatccccaccttttgtaccctctggcttgttctttgatgccatggtacaataccgaggcacacctgctacttattggtacctgggacttataaatagttaaatgcccaaacacctgtttggggaataaaaaatgtttcctctaccccagatgacattttttttttttttttttcaaaagaaaaaaacttttcttcttttttttttttttttcaatctaggcaagaaaaaacattctatccccctgagtagtattgccaaagaaaagactatgagatggaaaagaaaaaacagcctattcctaggctaaaccacaatcttctgaagactgtagtattctttctggccactgtgtgtcctcagcgccccgtgcttcactccagtccttcctccctcaagccaaagtattgaatgagctgtggcactaaggaagggccgccccttccttaaaccactgacccgcccttcccccccagctaaaacggcgccaaatgcgcctataacacgtgcacgcgcaccgcgcgcgcgcccgccgacgggggggggggggggttgggaggaagggcctctctgttcctgcagccgcaggcctggaacacacgaggaggtcagcgttttttgcctgccttgcaggcatgaggaagaggactggatagagcatcgcctggaggcttgcaggtaagcatagctctctgacacacacatacatttgtacacaaaaggccccactcacagcttttccaacactaccagggaggtcactttttatggggaatgataacatatagagccatcctatcttcatgatatgtgactggtttgccagatgcaatgcataaccttaggcatgtcccctgtgacctcccagaaaaaacttgctaagagccaagttccgcaagtttttccccttacttacctgctccatgccgcaggactttgccaagcaagaggcccaatcttcccccatctccgtggtgatgtctagaccttcaggccctgggaaccttcttcttccatgaaggatccactgtcctggacccatacagcaccctggcaaacagaaaacattaggcgcccaaaggttttctaagttctgggcccagggtccagctctcttaaaaagaaagcattatgggctataccccaagggtttggggtccggttactgaccactttagcgctcaggcttttttggacagaaccggtagctcacctaatcccaaggatgcggaggcaagctaaaccatgactaacacctaagacactggcgtaaaaactgaggtactcctcctatgggagggggttatatagggaggggcatttcctgtttgagattgccagtgtcaacacctgaaggtactccatataacccacatagtaatgaatatgctgctctgtgtcccgtgatgtacgataaagaaagtgccatctgccagtgccaaaaaatataaaaaatcagcaTCATATATCGCCCATCGGCCacccccgatttctaaatatcgcatcggccagagaaaaatccatatcggtcgacctctactaagcttgccctgtatttggctccatccacctcTCCATCAACTCTgatagttttctgccacacatagcgttttgcttttaggccaaagagTTACACCTTCTTGccgtgtcctccacatggcttctcgcaaattgCAAATGGGacatcttatggctttcttttaacaatggctttcttcttgacaatcttccataaagggcagatttgtggagtgcacgactaatagttgtcctgtggacagattctcccacctgagctgtgggtctctgcagcccctccagagttaccatgggcctcttggctgcttctctgattaaagcgcaagtaaacccatcaataaaACACTTACTTTTCTAGCAAAAGCTGGAAatttaacactcccattggttgtgctctcaactaaactgtcaaaccatccaatggctggtgtcataactgatcacatgtgcagcatagcAGTTTTAGAttaaaacagaggccaagatagcagcttccttggctgaaaacaataggaagaTTTACTTCTACTttattgctctccttgcccggcatgtcagtttaggtggacggccatgtcttggtaggtttgcagttgtaccatactctttacgttttaaaaaaaaaaaattaattgaacCGTGAGATTAAAGCTTGAAAtgttattgtttttaaataacctaaccctgctttaaacttatccacaactttatccttgatCTGTATGGTGTgtaccttggccttcatgatgctgtttgttcaccaaggttctctgaCAAACCTCCGAggtcttcacagaacagctgtatttatactgagagtaaattacacacaggtggattctatttactaaCTAGGcgatttctgaaggcaattggttcccctAGATTTAGGTTAGTGGTATCAGAGTAATAtgggggatgaatacaaatgcaagccaTATTTTTCAACATATGACaacattggaatttttttttttttttttgattcacataTGTTGCATATATGGAAATGTATTGAATCGATTAATAATTCTTTATTCATTGCACATGTATAAAAAGGACACACACATTTGCTGACTAGAAAGCACCCTATATTTCCACCaagtaaagtaagaatgctttaaaaaaatatatatatatatatatatatatatatatatatatatatatatattaaaatgttttatttttataattttacaatATGAAAAGTGAGTGAACAAAAGACAAATCTAAGGCTGGTTCACACCGCAGCacagagcggctcacagcagcgTCCCTGTTCATCGtgtcaggtccgatttcagcgcAAAATTATGGCTGAATTGGGACCTGAAACGGATCAGAAGGTGCACAGGACTCCAATTCAGTTGGCACTGGAGTCACTCCGGAGATGAGTAAACCAGCTTCATAGAGAGCCTTTTACAATCTCCCGGATTGAATAcaggggaaacccacatccaattagcaatagtgtaaacccagccttaatcaaatcaatatttggtgtgactaaccTTTTGATTCAAACTCGCATCAAATCTTAcaaaagtcagggattttgtaggattagtcAGGTGAACATTTAACTAATTATACCAAGCAGgggctaatgatcatcaatttcatatgtagatTGAAACAGCCATTAACTGAAGAAAAGAAATGCTGTGTATGAGTCTTTAAACTGGATGAGGAACATACAAACTGCTAccaaggtgaggttgtggaacaCAGTTTCaggtcacaggtcatacaccatggcaagtcTGAGCACAGCAAgaagacacaaggtagttatactgcatcaacAAGGCAAGGACTTAAGAAAACTGGGAGTTCAAAGATGTGCCGTTAAAGCGTTTTTGAAGAAGCATAAAGAAACAGGCGACGTTGAGGACCATAGACGCAGTGGTTGGACAAGGAAACCTAATGCAGCAAATGAAAGACATATAATGCTTACATCCCTTCAACATTGGAAGATGTCTAGCAGTGCCTTTAGCACAAAACTGGCAGAGACTCataggacccaggtacacccatatCCTGAAATGGAGGCAATAAGAAATTGGAGTGTAATACTTAAATGTGTTAAACTGTAAAATCTTGAAAAACTGAACACCAGCCTGCCTATATACAAATTAACACATAATTCAATATTGTGCAACATTAACTGAACCTGCTAATGACAAATCACCAATATTCCAAAGGTAACTGTATATACTCAGGTTAGTGTGATAAAAACGTGTATATCAATGCGTGAAACAGTGATATAAATCAAATAATGAAATTCAAATGTCCTTGTGATCCAAAtaattacacttaaaaaaaaatgttcacggTGGCAAACTTTGCAGAAACTCTGTGAAAAGTTATCCAGTCGCAGGAACTGTAGAGAACCACCTTCACCGTTGTATGGCATCACCCAATGTGCTCAATAAATGGATGGCAGCTTACCAGAGGATGTTGACCTCTGGTCAAGAAGTTCAAATTAGCTTTTAGCAAGATGATGCTTGCTGCATGGATAGAGATGGTTAACTGGATCAGCCCTCACTCCGTGAGGGCACAAgaccgaatatgtaaatgaaagaTATAAGAAACcaaatagtgtaatcccgtttattaaaatgtaagaacaatacaaaaaacaaaacaaatggctGCTTACTTTATTAGTGCCATAGCCCGGCACCGAGACTGCATGGCATGGTATGCGAGTGGATATTTGTCAAGTAGTAGAggactggcgtgcgttccacctacaATAGCGGGTAGCCATAGGGACCGGAAGTGATGTATCAGCGTGACCAAGTACAGCCACAACGTACGTTTTGTTTACACGTCATCAGGAAGTGTACTTGGTCACTACGTGGGTCATCTTAAATAGTGTTGGCTACTTGATATCGGAGGAGGAGATTCAAATGTTTACAGCCTCAGTACCGGACTGAATAGGCAATGATACTGCCATTAAACCTGACATTAAAAACCATATTATACAAACATTATCATGGGCGTCCACATTAACATCGATGCAGTATATACGATATTTGCTCTAGTGATATTCTCACTCAGTTTTGAGGCAGCAGctactaattttattttttgtttttgtaattcACTCACATAATAGGCGTGAGATACACATTTTTATCTACACCCATAttctgtccggagaagtctggccaAAAGTGGTCTTCATGAATTGCGATCAAAAAGCTATACCTCCAACATGGAAGCAAGGCCAAGAGGCTCAAataatgcacaaaaacatagaAATGTGTGGTGcagcaaaatggcagcaggtgctctggactgaagagttaaagtttgaaatatttggctgtagcaggaggcagtatgTTCGCTGAAGGGCTGGAGAaaagtacaataatgagtgtctgcaagcaacagtgaagtatggtggtggctgCTTGCAAGTTTGGGACTTAATTTCTACAAATAAATTTGGAGATTCAATCAGGATtagtggtgtcctcaatgctgagaaatatagGCAGATATTTATCCATCGTGTAATACAATCAGAGAGGTGTGT
Proteins encoded in this window:
- the SFR1 gene encoding swi5-dependent recombination DNA repair protein 1 homolog, which gives rise to MDFLSSESPSLNNSPKYIGSPDPQNNIPAKQPMSATLRERLRKMRRSFTSPCPVAKRLKIDCEESDTPSQCASNPTPTQDAQGSSIAHTHTFVSSVDSSLSECLPLVEVSTPTTPRYTSHQDLLQEKRKLLKRVEEKEKILRRLKMVKLYRSKNNLTNLQSLIEKWRKGSQLLLYELQTALTTENKKISLTQLIESYGLDEKLLCYNRTEEDFEEP